The proteins below are encoded in one region of Prevotella melaninogenica ATCC 25845:
- a CDS encoding DUF4251 domain-containing protein — protein sequence MKRLVLFLFVAVLMVGCATTYYDSEGNPVSKEKMSQLRATAVKAHLAEHRYRVFVDRMYPMRGPAVYLQDDWGLEVSGDSVGLFLPYFGRAYYIPYGRGGGLSLVEPLTSYKEEPMKGGRRIFMTARNDFESYQIVLEVFDNATVSLVINPSEKETISFSGVMELNDVFTPKGQKASKRHQTTFMKL from the coding sequence ATGAAACGTTTAGTTTTATTTCTTTTTGTAGCTGTCCTAATGGTGGGTTGTGCTACAACTTATTATGATTCAGAGGGTAATCCTGTGTCAAAGGAGAAAATGAGTCAGTTGCGTGCTACTGCTGTGAAGGCTCACTTAGCAGAGCATCGCTACCGCGTCTTTGTGGACCGTATGTACCCTATGCGTGGTCCTGCTGTCTATTTACAGGACGATTGGGGACTCGAGGTGAGTGGTGATTCGGTAGGGCTTTTCCTCCCTTATTTCGGTAGAGCTTACTATATTCCTTACGGACGTGGTGGCGGTTTGAGCCTTGTAGAACCTCTGACGAGTTACAAGGAAGAACCGATGAAGGGCGGACGTCGTATCTTTATGACCGCTCGTAATGATTTCGAGAGCTATCAGATTGTACTTGAAGTCTTCGATAATGCTACTGTGTCATTGGTAATTAATCCCAGTGAAAAGGAGACGATTAGCTTTTCTGGTGTGATGGAGCTTAATGATGTTTTTACACCAAAGGGTCAAAAAGCAAGTAAGAGACACCAGACAACATTCATGAAATTATGA
- a CDS encoding energy transducer TonB, translated as MINRLNTLFLLLFVSHMAFGQSAGTIASKDAMLYESSRHLYEKGDTLTIISKDFEWPKGLDGSLLPELQHYLTNFFFNQSSESYDTGWKQFESSLGKEVRTIKDDAGAERRFYDMGLRCLWLEPGRYISFLARLEERNATSVITAKHSYFTFDLINKKVLTQNDVFNQTRMWQDPNVRYQFYELLDYTANTHTEDSINWDLLPNQFALIGQNILFDLGVDNGGGVYSEVSNDMVDVLFSKSFKKWQKQSLSYAGTKKLPNEAVYVSLSPDSVFPEILPQFDGNLVAAFGQNFSDTGLNPATTPVGRIYASFIVDTDGSLKDIVFLTVNNIELNRSVAAALQLLRGWKPAMHNGKAVAYRYNFPLILHFQ; from the coding sequence ATGATTAACCGACTTAATACTTTGTTCCTGTTACTGTTTGTAAGTCATATGGCATTCGGACAGTCGGCAGGAACAATTGCGTCTAAGGATGCCATGCTTTATGAGTCGTCTCGACATCTGTATGAGAAGGGTGATACGTTGACGATTATTTCAAAGGATTTTGAATGGCCAAAAGGCTTGGATGGCTCTCTCTTACCAGAACTACAGCATTATCTTACAAACTTTTTCTTTAACCAGTCTTCCGAAAGTTATGATACTGGTTGGAAGCAGTTTGAGTCTTCGTTAGGTAAAGAAGTGCGAACTATAAAGGATGATGCGGGTGCTGAAAGGCGTTTTTATGATATGGGGTTACGATGTCTTTGGTTGGAGCCAGGCAGATACATTTCTTTTCTTGCCCGCTTGGAGGAACGTAATGCAACAAGTGTCATTACGGCAAAGCATTCTTATTTTACCTTTGATCTTATCAATAAGAAAGTCTTAACGCAGAATGATGTGTTTAATCAGACACGCATGTGGCAGGATCCTAACGTTCGCTATCAGTTTTATGAACTGTTAGATTATACGGCAAATACGCATACTGAGGACTCTATAAATTGGGACCTTCTGCCCAATCAGTTTGCACTGATAGGACAGAATATACTTTTCGACCTTGGTGTTGATAACGGTGGAGGAGTTTATTCAGAAGTAAGTAATGACATGGTAGATGTACTTTTCTCTAAGAGTTTTAAGAAGTGGCAGAAACAGTCATTATCTTATGCAGGCACTAAGAAACTTCCTAATGAGGCTGTATATGTCTCCTTATCACCTGATTCTGTCTTCCCAGAAATATTGCCACAGTTTGATGGAAATTTAGTTGCGGCTTTTGGGCAGAATTTTTCCGATACAGGACTTAACCCAGCAACAACTCCTGTGGGGAGAATTTACGCCTCTTTTATTGTTGATACGGATGGTTCTTTGAAAGATATAGTCTTTCTAACGGTAAATAATATTGAGTTGAACCGCAGTGTTGCTGCAGCACTTCAATTATTAAGAGGTTGGAAACCTGCAATGCATAACGGTAAAGCTGTAGCTTATAGATATAACTTTCCCCTCATTTTACACTTCCAATAA
- a CDS encoding TonB-dependent receptor plug domain-containing protein, whose protein sequence is MYKPTFQKRSVLKFKHFSNHGYSLFSVLGKEVLIGVLSVATLQNATAKGISIETEKAETDSTITNRGIMMEEVNVTGTRAPLTVSQQARMVTVLSREDIQAAPVQSVNDLLKYAVGVDVRQKGPLGVLTDVSIRGGNSEQITVLLNGINICDAQTGHNSFDFPVDISEIERIEVLEGPAARVYGTSSLLGAINIVTKTPQKTSLSAHIEGGSYGYLSAGIRGNIASKDRWNNQLSASYTRSDGYLRNKAGSLNADYRTAKVFYQGNYTDEDMMVRWHTGMSVKDFGSNTFYSAKYDDQFEHTFKTFTAIQAENLRGRFHIRPSIYWNRNMDRFELFRGASNKYPFNYHRTDIYGVNLNAYFDWTLGRTAFAAELRNEDLVSGNLGEPLSRPKHIHGTDRDYTVGLNRTNIQFVLEHNIILDRFTLSAGLTAVKNSQADMPMHVYPGVDASFRIGNAWKLYASYNSSLRMPSVTELFYSVGGHKADKHLRPEELSAFETGVKYDNKGVTAKASVYWNNHKNLIDWISDGTLDANGAVLWKSVNFGKIKHFGTEASLDFDLYQLLPSQRFFKKFGVAYSYIHQKKVDNQGYVSKYALEYLKNKFVSNLQLNLWRNLDLGFYYRFQHRMGNYIDTNNQRQSYKSYGVVDSRMTWNAKKWTAYVEANNLFGAHYVDYGNVPQPGAWVVAGVSLNL, encoded by the coding sequence ATGTACAAACCAACATTTCAAAAGCGCAGCGTTCTGAAGTTTAAACACTTCTCCAACCATGGCTATTCGCTCTTTTCAGTTCTTGGGAAAGAGGTTCTGATTGGTGTACTGAGCGTCGCTACCTTGCAAAATGCTACTGCCAAGGGCATTAGTATTGAAACAGAGAAGGCAGAGACGGACTCAACTATCACCAACAGAGGCATCATGATGGAGGAAGTGAACGTCACTGGAACGCGAGCACCGCTGACAGTTAGTCAGCAAGCGAGAATGGTAACTGTACTGAGTCGTGAGGATATTCAGGCGGCTCCAGTACAAAGTGTAAACGATTTGCTAAAGTATGCCGTCGGTGTTGACGTCCGCCAAAAAGGACCTTTAGGTGTCTTGACCGACGTAAGTATTCGTGGTGGCAACTCAGAGCAAATCACAGTCCTCCTTAATGGTATCAATATCTGTGATGCACAGACTGGACACAACTCCTTTGACTTCCCAGTTGACATCAGTGAAATCGAACGGATAGAAGTCCTTGAGGGTCCAGCAGCCCGCGTTTATGGTACATCTTCGTTATTAGGTGCTATAAACATCGTAACCAAAACTCCACAAAAGACAAGTCTTTCTGCCCATATTGAAGGTGGTTCCTACGGCTATCTCAGTGCTGGCATACGTGGAAACATTGCTTCAAAAGACCGTTGGAACAATCAGCTATCAGCTTCTTACACTCGCAGTGATGGCTATCTTCGCAACAAGGCAGGCAGCCTCAACGCTGATTACCGCACTGCAAAAGTTTTTTATCAAGGTAATTATACGGATGAAGACATGATGGTTCGCTGGCATACAGGTATGAGTGTGAAAGACTTTGGATCAAATACTTTTTATTCAGCAAAGTACGATGACCAGTTTGAACACACCTTCAAGACCTTCACAGCCATTCAAGCTGAGAACCTAAGGGGCCGTTTCCACATTCGCCCTTCTATCTATTGGAACCGCAATATGGACCGCTTTGAGCTCTTCCGTGGTGCATCCAATAAGTATCCTTTCAACTATCACCGCACAGATATCTATGGTGTAAACCTCAATGCCTACTTTGATTGGACACTTGGGCGTACTGCCTTTGCTGCAGAACTACGCAATGAAGACCTCGTCAGTGGTAACCTCGGCGAACCACTCTCTCGTCCAAAGCATATCCATGGCACAGACAGAGACTATACAGTCGGACTTAATCGCACAAATATTCAGTTTGTTCTTGAGCATAATATCATCCTTGACCGCTTCACGCTGTCAGCTGGTTTGACAGCAGTCAAGAACAGTCAAGCAGATATGCCAATGCATGTTTACCCTGGAGTTGATGCAAGTTTCCGTATAGGAAACGCTTGGAAGCTATATGCTTCTTATAATTCGTCCCTCCGTATGCCGTCTGTTACAGAGTTATTCTACTCAGTTGGTGGTCATAAGGCAGACAAACATCTTCGCCCAGAAGAACTTTCAGCATTCGAAACGGGTGTGAAATATGACAATAAGGGCGTCACTGCCAAGGCAAGCGTTTACTGGAACAATCATAAGAACCTTATCGACTGGATTAGTGATGGTACATTAGATGCTAACGGAGCTGTGCTATGGAAGAGTGTAAACTTCGGAAAGATAAAGCACTTTGGAACAGAGGCTTCACTCGATTTCGATCTCTATCAGCTTCTTCCTTCACAAAGATTCTTTAAGAAGTTTGGTGTGGCTTATAGCTATATCCACCAAAAGAAGGTTGATAATCAAGGTTATGTAAGTAAGTATGCGTTGGAATATTTGAAGAACAAGTTTGTCAGCAATCTCCAGTTGAACCTCTGGCGCAATCTTGATCTTGGCTTCTACTATCGCTTCCAACATCGAATGGGAAACTATATCGACACAAACAACCAACGACAAAGCTATAAGAGCTATGGCGTTGTTGATAGTCGTATGACTTGGAATGCAAAGAAGTGGACGGCATATGTTGAAGCAAACAACTTATTTGGGGCTCATTACGTTGACTATGGGAATGTTCCACAGCCAGGCGCATGGGTCGTTGCTGGTGTAAGTCTGAACCTTTAG
- the xpt gene encoding xanthine phosphoribosyltransferase yields the protein MKALRDRILKDGKCFPDGILKVDKFINHQMDPNLMKQICVEFIRRYASTEINKIITIEASGIAPAIMMGFLLDLPVVFAKKKKPSTMGDMLSTSVFSFTKQREYNVVISKEYLGKGDKVLFVDDFLAYGNAAKGIIDLCKKAGAELVGMGFIIEKAFQHGRDAIEVAGVRCESLAIIESLENCEIKMRET from the coding sequence ATGAAAGCATTACGTGACCGTATCTTAAAGGATGGAAAGTGCTTCCCAGACGGAATCTTGAAGGTAGACAAGTTTATTAATCACCAGATGGATCCTAATCTGATGAAGCAGATTTGTGTGGAGTTTATCCGCCGTTATGCATCAACAGAAATCAACAAGATTATCACAATTGAAGCGAGTGGCATTGCTCCTGCCATTATGATGGGCTTTTTACTCGACCTTCCTGTGGTCTTTGCGAAGAAGAAAAAGCCTTCAACAATGGGCGATATGCTTTCGACAAGCGTCTTCTCGTTTACCAAGCAAAGAGAGTATAACGTCGTGATATCCAAAGAGTATCTCGGTAAAGGCGACAAGGTGCTGTTTGTTGATGACTTCTTGGCTTATGGTAATGCGGCGAAAGGAATCATAGATCTTTGTAAAAAAGCAGGTGCAGAGTTAGTTGGTATGGGCTTTATCATAGAGAAAGCATTTCAACATGGTCGTGATGCGATTGAAGTAGCAGGTGTTCGTTGTGAGAGTTTGGCTATCATCGAGTCGCTTGAAAACTGTGAGATTAAAATGAGAGAAACATAA
- a CDS encoding nucleobase:cation symporter-2 family protein gives MEKSKELIYGLNDRPPIRETIFAALQHLLAIFVAIITPPLIISSALKFDLDTTGFLVSMSLFVSGLATFIQCRRFGPIGAGLLCIQGTSFSFISPIIGAGMLGMINGKMNVEMGLSYIFGACLVASVVEMVVSRLLPYTRKIITPLVSGIVVSLIGMCLIKAGINSCGGGQSAVDAGTFGSMQNLGLALLVLVSIIFFNRSNNRFLRMGSIVLGLLIGCVAAYALNMIDFSSLKGSGSLNIPVPFKYGLNFDLGTIIGIGLIYLVTAVEAFGDITANSLISGEPVEGPVFLKRAQGGVLADGFNSLLAAVFNSFPNSIFAQNNGMIQLTGVASRYVGYFIAGALVLLGLFPVVGKVFSLIPDPVLGGATLLMFGTVAAAGIRIIASTEITRKAVLVMAISFAMGLSVELVPGILDKMPDIIKNIFSSGITTGGLTAILANAFIRIKE, from the coding sequence ATGGAAAAGTCTAAGGAACTTATCTATGGTCTGAATGATCGTCCACCAATTCGTGAAACTATTTTTGCTGCTTTGCAGCATCTGTTGGCAATCTTCGTAGCCATTATCACACCACCCCTCATCATCAGTTCAGCATTGAAATTCGACTTGGATACCACAGGTTTCCTCGTGTCAATGTCTCTCTTCGTGTCTGGATTGGCTACCTTTATTCAGTGTCGTAGGTTTGGTCCGATTGGAGCAGGTCTTCTTTGTATTCAAGGAACGTCTTTCTCTTTCATCAGTCCAATCATCGGAGCAGGTATGTTGGGTATGATTAACGGCAAGATGAACGTAGAAATGGGACTCAGTTACATCTTTGGTGCTTGTCTTGTTGCCTCTGTTGTAGAGATGGTTGTGAGCCGTCTCTTGCCTTACACACGTAAGATTATCACTCCATTGGTGTCAGGTATCGTTGTTTCCCTCATTGGTATGTGTCTTATTAAGGCAGGTATCAACTCTTGTGGTGGTGGTCAGTCGGCTGTTGATGCTGGTACATTTGGGTCTATGCAGAATCTTGGACTTGCGTTACTCGTATTGGTTAGCATTATTTTCTTCAACCGATCAAACAACCGTTTCCTACGTATGGGATCCATTGTGTTGGGACTATTGATAGGTTGTGTAGCTGCTTATGCACTCAATATGATTGACTTTTCAAGCCTCAAAGGTAGTGGTAGCCTTAATATTCCAGTTCCTTTCAAATATGGATTGAACTTTGATTTAGGTACAATCATTGGTATCGGACTTATTTATCTGGTAACAGCTGTAGAGGCTTTTGGTGATATTACAGCCAATTCACTCATCTCTGGTGAGCCTGTTGAAGGTCCTGTCTTCTTGAAAAGAGCGCAGGGTGGTGTTCTTGCAGATGGTTTCAACTCTTTATTAGCTGCTGTCTTCAATAGTTTTCCTAACTCTATCTTTGCCCAAAACAATGGTATGATACAGCTTACGGGTGTTGCCAGCCGTTATGTTGGTTATTTCATTGCTGGCGCTTTGGTTCTTTTAGGATTGTTCCCAGTTGTTGGTAAGGTGTTCTCACTTATTCCTGATCCTGTTTTGGGCGGTGCAACCTTGTTGATGTTTGGTACTGTTGCCGCTGCAGGTATTCGTATTATCGCTTCTACTGAGATTACTCGTAAGGCTGTGTTGGTCATGGCTATCAGTTTTGCAATGGGTCTGAGCGTAGAGTTGGTACCTGGTATTCTTGATAAGATGCCTGATATCATCAAGAACATTTTCTCAAGTGGTATCACTACAGGTGGCCTTACAGCTATCCTTGCCAATGCCTTTATCCGCATCAAGGAGTAA